In Mercenaria mercenaria strain notata unplaced genomic scaffold, MADL_Memer_1 contig_1472, whole genome shotgun sequence, a genomic segment contains:
- the LOC128551660 gene encoding uncharacterized protein LOC128551660, with protein sequence MDYYRRCLLCNKRCKPKDRIPINGESNTDFRKFLEKTFLIYLQSDTTDVTCRKCRQKFYFKHRNNVKPTPSPTPLESVDAINTMENNPSKMARIESENDIISLPLKSTGYTHSRCFICEKPGPKLMRVKSFARNQLFVETGVLLSNGARCCPRHLIENMFTASSITNVKGNGNVRNRTNLSSSELIDLIENIRKIATENKEKKLCFDDDSLSSDEYLNLTGLIKPDFDEMVQYVNKSKVSGKKSIRTTLAIFLTKIKTGLSNRIISTLYNLSKSQIRRSVTSIRKQLAKNVAPLYIGFSHISRSDVIEKHTRPLAVSLLGQNECSPPAILGLDGTYVYIHKSSYLKFQRKTYSVHKKRPLVKPMTSGYIVSVLGPYLANGKNNDANILNSILEQNVEEMKTWVRRGDVFVVDRGFKDSLGVLKDIGIEAKMPSFLEKGKTQHTTEDANESRLVTKIRWVVESANARIKQWQILNNVLPTSQLPYLTDYVRIICAICNKFKPPLSQTKDRLADIELGTKMFEIAKRKNELQNTVEEKLQSRTKQKWREVTESAVIDFPKLSEEQVRGITLGLYTVKLAKSYTAEHMSDDTYALSVCSDVPGILQARLQSRHTSAVKYKCWIGYYSKKISSWYCKCKAGARAVGSCAHVASVVWYLGTSRYLSNKWPTGWDNFVSDASKQEE encoded by the coding sequence ATGGATTACTATAGACGATGTTTACTTTGCAATAAGAGGTGCAAACCCAAGGACCGTATTCCGATAAATGGAGAATCAAATACAGATTTCAGAAAGTTCTTGGAAAAAACATTCCTTATTTATCTCCAATCTGACACAACAGATGTTACATGCAGAAAATGCAGACAGAAATTCTACTTCAAACACCGCAACAATGTTAAGCCGACCCCAAGTCCAACACCGCTTGAATCGGTTGATGCCATCAATACTATGGAGAATAATCCGTCAAAAATGGCACGAATTGAATCtgaaaatgacattatttcaCTTCCATTAAAGAGCACTGGGTACACACATTCCAGGTGTTTTATTTGCGAAAAGCCAGGCCCAAAACTTATGAGAGTGAAAAGTTTTGCTAGGAATCAATTATTTGTTGAAACAGGGGTGCTTCTTTCAAATGGCGCAAGATGCTGTCCACGTCATTTAATTGAAAACATGTTTACTGCAAGTAGTATCACGAATGTAAAAGGAAATGGAAATGTTCGAAACAGAACTAATCTATCGAGTTCAGAACTGATTGATTTGATTGAAAATATACGCAAAATCGCAacggaaaataaagaaaaaaaactctgCTTTGATGACGACTCATTATCGAGTGATGAATATCTCAATCTAACAGGTCTTATCAAACCTGATTTCGATGAAATGGTCCAGTACGTAAATAAAAGTAAGGTTTCTGGGAAAAAAAGTATTCGCACCACCCTTGCTATCTTTCTCACCAAAATTAAGACTGGTCTTTCCAACAGAATAATAAGTACTCTATACAACCTGTCAAAATCACAAATACGTAGGTCTGTAACCTCAATCCGGAAGCAACTGGCTAAAAACGTTGCCCCTTTGTACATCGGGTTTTCACACATTAGCAGGAGTGATGTAATTGAAAAGCACACACGACCATTAGCAGTTTCTTTATTAGGTCAAAATGAATGTAGCCCGCCGGCGATCCTTGGTTTAGACGGAACGTACGTGTATATACACAAAAGTTCTTATCTCAAATTCCAGCGCAAAACATACAGTGTACACAAGAAAAGACCACTTGTCAAACCAATGACATCTGGATACATAGTATCAGTACTTGGTCCATATTTGGCGAATGGTAAAAATAATGATGCGAACATTTTGAACAGTATATTAGAGCAAAATGTTGAAGAAATGAAAACATGGGTTAGGCGTGGCGATGTTTTCGTCGTTGACAGAGGTTTTAAAGATTCTTTAGGAGTGCTTAAAGACATCGGAATTGAAGCTAAAATGCCTTCTTTTTTAGAGAAAGGAAAAACACAACACACAACAGAAGACGCTAACGAAAGTAGACTTGTGACAAAAATACGTTGGGTTGTAGAATCTGCCAATGCTAGAATCAAACAATGGCAGATTCTAAATAATGTACTACCAACAAGTCAATTACCGTATTTAACGGATTATGTCCGCATCATATGCGCAATCTGTAACAAATTTAAGCCTCCACTTTCTCAAACAAAGGATCGCCTCGCAGATATCGAACTTGGCACTAAAATGTTCGAAATTGCTAAAAGGAAAAACGAATTACAAAACACAGTAGAAGAAAAACTTCAAAGCCGGACGAAACAAAAGTGGCGAGAAGTAACAGAATCAGCAGTTATTGACTTTCCTAAATTGTCAGAAGAACAAGTGCGCGGAATTACATTAGGGCTGTATACTGTAAAATTGGCTAAATCGTACACAGCTGAACATATGAGTGACGACACGTATGCATTATCTGTATGTAGCGATGTTCCTGGTATTTTGCAAGCTAGACTACAAAGCAGGCATACATCAGCTGTTAAGTATAAATGTTGGATAGGGTATTACAGTAAAAAAATCTCATCTTGGTATTGCAAGTGTAAGGCCGGCGCACGTGCTGTCGGGTCATGTGCCCATGTAGCGAGTGTGGTATGGTACCTGGGAACCAGTCGTTACCTTTCAAACAAATGGCCGACTGGCTGGGATAACTTCGTGTCTGATGCTAGTAAGCAAGAGGAATAA